One genomic window of Muntiacus reevesi chromosome 4, mMunRee1.1, whole genome shotgun sequence includes the following:
- the DYRK2 gene encoding dual specificity tyrosine-phosphorylation-regulated kinase 2, with amino-acid sequence MLTRKPSAAAPAAYPTGRGGDSAVRQLQASPGLGAGAPRSGVGTGPPSPIALPPLRASNAATAAHTIGSGKHTMNDHLHVGSHGQIQVQQLFEDNSNKRTVLTTQPNGLTTVGKTGLPVVPERQLDSIHRRQGSSTSLKSLEGMGKVKASPMTPEQAMKQYMQKLTSFEHHEIFSYPEIYFLGPNAKKRQGMTGGPNNGGYDDDQGSYVQVPHDHVAYRYEVLKVIGKGSFGQVVKAYDHKVHQHVALKMVRNEKRFHRQAAEEIRILEHLRKQDKDNTMNVIHMLENFTFRNHICMTFELLSMNLYELIKKNKFQGFSLPLVRKFAHSILQCLDALHKNRIIHCDLKPENILLKQQGRSGIKVIDFGSSCYEHQRVYTYIQSRFYRAPEVILGARYGMPIDMWSLGCILAELLTGYPLLPGEDEGDQLACMIELLGMPSQKLLDASKRAKNFVSSKGYPRYCTVTTLSDGSVVLNGGRSRRGKLRGPPESREWGNALKGCDDPLFLDFLKQCLEWDPAVRMTPGQALRHPWLRRRLPKPPTGEKTSVKRITESTGAITSISKLPPPSSSASKLRTNLAQMTDANGNIQQRTVLPKLVS; translated from the exons ATGTTAACCAGGAAACCTTCGGCCGCCGCTCCCGCCGCCTACCCGACCG GCCGAGGAGGGGACAGCGCCGTTCGCCAGCTTCAGGCTTCCCCGGGGCTCGGTGCGGGGGCCCCCCGGAGCGGAGTGGGGACCGGCCCGCCCTCCCCCATCGCCCTGCCGCCTCTCCGAGCCAGCAACGCTGCCACCGCAGCCCACACG ATCGGCAGTGGTAAGCACACGATGAATGACCACCTACACGTCGGCAGCCACGGACAGATCCAGGTTCAGCAGCTGTTTGAGGACAACAGTAACAAGCGGACCGTGCTCACGACACAGCCGAATGGGCTGACCACGGTGGGCAAAACGGGGCTGCCAGTGGTGCCGGAGCGGCAGCTGGACAGCATCCACCGCCGGCAGGGCAGTTCCACCTCTCTGAAGTCTCTGGAAGGCATGGGGAAGGTGAAAGCCAGCCCCATGACGCCCGAGCAAGCGATGAAGCAATACATGCAAAAACTAACCAGCTTTGAACACCATGAGATTTTCAGCTACCCCGAAATATACTTTTTGGGTCCAAATGCAAAGAAGCGCCAGGGCATGACAGGCGGGCCCAACAACGGTGGCTATGACGACGACCAGGGATCCTACGTGCAGGTGCCCCACGACCACGTGGCTTACAGGTACGAGGTCCTCAAGGTCATCGGGAAGGGGAGCTTTGGGCAGGTGGTCAAGGCCTACGACCACAAAGTCCACCAGCACGTGGCCCTGAAGATGGTGCGGAACGAGAAGCGCTTCCACCGGCAGGCGGCCGAGGAGATCCGCATCCTGGAGCACCTGCGTAAGCAGGACAAGGACAACACCATGAACGTCATCCACATGCTGGAGAACTTCACCTTCCGCAACCACATCTGCATGACCTTCGAGCTGCTCAGCATGAACCTCTACGAGCTCATCAAGAAGAACAAGTTCCAAGGCTTCAGTCTGCCCCTGGTCCGCAAGTTCGCCCACTCCATCCTGCAGTGCCTGGACGCTCTGCACAAAAACAGGATAATTCACTGTGACTTGAAGCCTGAGAACATTTTATTGAAGCAGCAGGGCAGAAGCGGGATTAAAGTGATTGACTTTGGCTCCAGCTGTTACGAGCACCAGCGGGTCTACACATACATCCAGTCCCGTTTCTACCGGGCCCCGGAAGTGATCCTTGGCGCCAGGTACGGGATGCCCATCGACATGTGGAGCCTGGGCTGCATCCTCGCAGAGCTCCTGACCGGTTACCCGCTCTTGCCTGGGGAGGATGAAGGGGACCAGCTGGCCTGTATGATTGAACTGCTGGGCATGCCCTCCCAGAAACTGCTGGACGCGTCCAAAAGAGCCAAAAATTTTGTGAGCTCCAAGGGTTATCCTCGTTACTGCACTGTCACGACGCTCTCAGACGGCTCCGTGGTTCTCAACGGCGGCCGTTCCcggagggggaaactgaggggcCCGCCGGAGAGCAGAGAGTGGGGGAATGCACTGAAGGGGTGTGACGACCCCCTCTTCCTTGACTTCTTGAAACAGTGTTTAGAATGGGATCCTGCAGTTCGCATGACCCCTGGCCAGGCTTTGCGGCACCCCTGGCTGAGGAGGCGGCTGCCAAAGCCTCCGACGGGGGAGAAGACGTCTGTGAAGAGGATCACTGAGAGCACCGGTGCTATCACATCCATTTCCAAGTTACCTCCACCTTCCAGCTCGGCTTCCAAACTGAGGACTAATCTGGCACAGATGACAGATGCCAATGGGAATATTCAGCAGAGGACAGTATTGCCGAAACTGGTTAGCTGA